The Gemella haemolysans genome includes a region encoding these proteins:
- a CDS encoding NAD(P)/FAD-dependent oxidoreductase, producing the protein MKYDVIIIGLGSAGLMIADRLNDSGLKVLVLEQNRRAGIKLLLTGNGRCNVMSSDNAEDFVAAVHNGRFLRSAYHKYNVKKFFDKHNLKLKQENRRLYPASEKARDVVNAFKIDHAKINYKEKVEDLVFEDDKLVGVKTNVDTYYGKNIVVCAGGKTYPQSGSDGSLHRILKKHGVKITKIYPSEVALVFEDFTELSGVALQNVRMFHKKNERSGDLLFTHKGLSGPLSISMGEFVARYPEDKFYLDFYPELNEEELFAKLWEDNKFLNGKLPKSFYNFMIEKYFPENVSKKELRKFVTRIKRYELIDVKTMPLEYAFTTAGGVDLKVVSPKTCSHKKIENLYFAGEILDLHGEIGGYNLMVAWFTGMVVADAIKEKYGIE; encoded by the coding sequence ATGAAATATGATGTAATTATAATAGGTCTTGGTAGTGCCGGACTTATGATAGCAGATAGGCTTAATGATAGTGGTTTAAAAGTTCTGGTTCTTGAGCAAAATAGAAGAGCGGGGATAAAATTACTTTTAACTGGTAATGGGCGTTGTAATGTTATGAGTAGCGATAATGCTGAAGATTTTGTAGCTGCAGTTCATAATGGTAGATTTTTAAGAAGTGCTTATCATAAATATAATGTTAAGAAGTTTTTTGATAAACATAATTTGAAATTAAAACAGGAAAATAGAAGATTATATCCAGCTAGTGAGAAGGCTAGGGATGTTGTTAATGCCTTCAAGATAGATCATGCGAAGATTAACTATAAGGAAAAAGTGGAAGATTTAGTATTTGAAGATGATAAACTAGTAGGTGTAAAAACAAATGTAGATACATACTATGGAAAGAATATCGTAGTGTGTGCTGGCGGAAAAACATACCCTCAGAGTGGAAGTGATGGTTCACTACATAGAATTCTAAAAAAACATGGGGTTAAAATCACGAAAATATATCCTAGTGAGGTAGCCTTAGTATTTGAAGATTTTACAGAGCTATCAGGAGTTGCACTGCAAAATGTGAGGATGTTCCATAAGAAAAATGAAAGAAGCGGAGATCTGCTGTTTACACATAAAGGATTAAGCGGTCCGCTATCAATATCTATGGGTGAGTTTGTAGCAAGGTATCCTGAAGATAAGTTTTACTTGGATTTCTATCCTGAACTAAATGAAGAGGAGTTATTTGCTAAACTGTGGGAAGATAATAAGTTCTTGAATGGAAAACTACCGAAAAGTTTTTATAACTTTATGATTGAAAAATATTTCCCAGAAAATGTTAGCAAAAAAGAGTTGAGAAAGTTTGTAACGAGAATTAAACGTTATGAGCTTATTGATGTAAAAACTATGCCATTGGAATACGCCTTTACAACCGCTGGTGGAGTAGATCTTAAAGTGGTAAGTCCAAAAACTTGTAGCCATAAAAAAATAGAGAATCTATATTTTGCTGGTGAGATACTAGATTTACATGGAGAAATTGGTGGATATAATTTAATGGTAGCATGGTTTACCGGCATGGTTGTAGCAGATGCTATTAAAGAAAAATACGGAATAGAATAA
- a CDS encoding YutD-like domain-containing protein, translating to MEQNNLVFEVEGAIYELVYNFKDAFQKETFEEKLVDVLKNKPYIVGDISHEKLRLTGFILTKDNNNPKNINNLEDYILEYCNFGAPFFVVKKRNS from the coding sequence ATGGAGCAAAATAATTTAGTTTTTGAAGTAGAAGGTGCTATTTACGAACTTGTCTACAATTTTAAAGACGCCTTCCAAAAAGAAACGTTTGAAGAGAAATTAGTAGACGTTTTAAAAAATAAACCCTATATTGTCGGAGATATTTCTCATGAAAAACTACGACTTACCGGATTTATTTTAACAAAGGATAACAATAATCCTAAGAACATAAACAACCTTGAAGATTACATTCTAGAATACTGTAATTTTGGAGCGCCGTTCTTCGTAGTAAAAAAACGAAATTCATAA
- a CDS encoding lactonase family protein yields MVRAYIGTYTKQDSEGIYLIDLSEEGKVLEVRNTAKVDNPTYLALSNDNKYLYSVSRVDGKGAVSSFEVEENGNLKELTSVAQEGNPPCYVELNSEKNILLSANYHLGTIDSYTVEDGKLVKLLSTDHHEGSGVHERQEKPHVHFSGFTPSEKYVFSCDLGTDEITSYKLNEGVLEKVATIKVKDGSGVRHIVFSSDEKQAFVMTELTSEIIAFDYDGEGNLANPTYYPTLPEDFKMENKGSAIKISNDNKYVYVSNRGQDAIVVFENTKDGLKQIQTISTFGKGPRDFDLSKDNKFALATNENSGTITVYRVDEITGQLTVVDSEITVPEAVCAKFI; encoded by the coding sequence ATGGTAAGAGCATATATTGGAACATATACAAAACAAGATAGTGAAGGGATATACTTAATAGACTTATCAGAAGAAGGGAAAGTGTTAGAAGTTAGAAATACAGCGAAGGTTGATAATCCAACGTATTTAGCACTGTCTAATGATAACAAGTATTTATATAGTGTATCTAGAGTAGATGGAAAAGGAGCTGTTTCTAGCTTTGAGGTTGAAGAGAATGGTAACTTGAAAGAATTAACATCAGTAGCTCAAGAAGGAAATCCCCCTTGTTATGTTGAGTTAAACTCAGAAAAAAATATATTATTATCAGCCAACTATCATTTAGGTACAATTGATAGTTACACTGTTGAAGATGGTAAATTAGTCAAACTTCTATCAACAGATCACCATGAAGGAAGTGGGGTACATGAAAGACAAGAAAAACCTCATGTGCATTTCTCTGGCTTTACTCCAAGTGAAAAATATGTATTTTCATGCGATTTAGGAACTGATGAAATTACATCGTATAAACTTAATGAAGGAGTTTTAGAAAAAGTAGCTACTATTAAAGTTAAAGATGGCAGTGGTGTTCGTCACATAGTATTTAGTAGTGATGAAAAACAAGCTTTTGTAATGACGGAACTTACTAGTGAAATTATTGCATTTGATTATGATGGAGAGGGGAATTTAGCTAATCCAACATATTATCCTACATTACCAGAAGACTTTAAGATGGAAAACAAAGGTAGTGCGATAAAAATTTCAAATGACAATAAGTATGTATATGTTTCTAACAGAGGACAAGATGCGATAGTTGTTTTTGAAAATACTAAAGATGGATTAAAACAAATTCAAACTATTAGTACTTTTGGTAAAGGTCCTAGAGATTTTGATTTATCAAAAGATAATAAATTTGCGTTAGCAACGAATGAAAATAGTGGAACGATTACTGTATATCGAGTAGATGAAATAACAGGACAGTTAACAGTTGTTGATTCAGAGATTACTGTTCCAGAAGCTGTATGTGCCAAGTTTATATAG
- the guaA gene encoding glutamine-hydrolyzing GMP synthase: MKHEFILVLDFGSQYNQLITRRVRELGVYSELHDNEISIEEIKKMNPKGIILSGGPNSVYEENSLTIDDEIFNLGIPVLGICYGMQLMQHKLGGKVESATSREYGAHNVDVTPGAKLFEGTPASQQVLMSHSDKVVELAEGFKVVATSDNCPIAAAENVEKNFYCFQFHPEVRHSEYGYDLIRNFIRNVCNCTGDWTIQNFIDEKIEEIRAEVGDQKVLCALSGGVDSSVVAALLDKAIGDQLICMFIDHGLLRKGEAEAVMNTFSKEIEGGFNMNLIKVDAKDRFLGKLKGVSDPEQKRKIIGNEFVYVFDEECAKLHDVPFLAQGTLYTDVIESGTKNAQTIKSHHNVGGLPEDMRFSLIEPLNTLFKDEVRALGEALGLPHEIVWRQPFPGPGLGIRVLGEVTEEKLQIVRDSDFILRDVIAKRGLESEIWQYFTCLPDIRSVGVMGDVRTYDYTVAVRAVTSIDGMTASWAHIPFEVLEEISARIVNEVAHVNRVVYDITSKPPATIEWE, from the coding sequence GTGAAACACGAATTTATATTAGTTCTTGACTTTGGTAGTCAATATAACCAACTTATCACTCGCCGTGTACGTGAACTTGGTGTATATTCTGAACTACATGACAATGAAATTTCTATTGAAGAAATCAAAAAAATGAACCCTAAAGGAATCATCCTTTCAGGTGGACCAAACTCAGTTTACGAAGAAAACTCTCTTACTATTGATGATGAAATCTTCAACCTAGGTATTCCTGTACTAGGAATTTGTTATGGAATGCAACTTATGCAACACAAACTAGGAGGAAAAGTAGAATCTGCAACAAGTAGAGAATACGGAGCTCACAATGTTGATGTAACTCCAGGAGCTAAACTATTCGAAGGCACTCCTGCTTCTCAACAAGTATTAATGAGTCACTCTGATAAAGTAGTTGAGCTAGCTGAAGGATTCAAAGTTGTCGCAACAAGCGATAACTGCCCTATCGCAGCAGCTGAAAATGTAGAGAAAAACTTCTACTGCTTCCAATTCCACCCAGAAGTACGTCACTCTGAATACGGTTATGATTTAATTAGAAACTTCATCCGTAACGTGTGTAACTGTACTGGCGATTGGACAATCCAAAACTTCATCGATGAGAAAATCGAAGAAATTCGTGCAGAAGTTGGAGATCAAAAAGTTCTTTGTGCATTATCTGGTGGTGTAGATTCATCAGTTGTTGCTGCTCTATTAGATAAAGCAATCGGAGATCAACTTATCTGTATGTTCATCGACCACGGTTTACTTCGTAAAGGTGAAGCTGAAGCTGTAATGAACACATTCAGTAAAGAAATCGAAGGTGGATTCAACATGAATCTTATCAAAGTCGATGCTAAAGACAGATTCTTAGGAAAACTTAAAGGTGTAAGTGATCCAGAACAAAAACGTAAAATCATCGGAAATGAATTCGTTTATGTATTTGATGAAGAGTGTGCTAAACTACATGACGTACCATTCTTAGCTCAAGGTACTCTTTACACTGACGTTATTGAATCAGGAACTAAAAACGCTCAAACAATTAAATCTCACCACAACGTAGGTGGATTACCAGAAGATATGCGTTTTTCTCTAATCGAACCACTAAACACTCTATTCAAAGATGAAGTTCGTGCATTAGGAGAAGCTCTTGGTCTTCCTCACGAAATCGTTTGGCGCCAACCATTCCCAGGACCTGGACTTGGTATTCGTGTTCTTGGAGAAGTAACAGAAGAAAAACTTCAAATTGTACGTGACAGTGACTTCATCTTACGTGATGTTATCGCTAAACGTGGATTAGAAAGTGAAATCTGGCAATACTTCACATGTCTTCCAGACATTCGTTCAGTAGGAGTTATGGGAGATGTGCGTACATATGACTACACAGTTGCAGTTCGTGCCGTAACAAGTATCGACGGTATGACAGCAAGCTGGGCTCACATTCCATTTGAGGTTCTAGAAGAAATCTCAGCTCGTATCGTAAATGAAGTTGCTCACGTTAACCGCGTAGTCTACGACATTACTAGTAAGCCTCCAGCAACTATTGAGTGGGAATAA